The region TGATAATAAGAAGAATAATCGTATATTTGAGTAGCCTTTTCTTGCTGAAAATTAATTCATTAACCTATGAATACTAATTTTAAAATAATAGAAATATCCAAATCTTTCTTATTAGAAATTGGCGAACTTTCATTTTTCGCGAGCCGTTTTTTTAGAGAGGCTTTCAGAAGTCCGATGGAGTTTAGAGAATTCCTAAGACAATGTTACAATATGGGAAATCGTTCTTTATTACTTGTAGCTGTAACTGGTTTCATTATTGGTCTGGTTTTTACTTTACAATCGCGTCCCACACTGTTGGAATTTGGAGCAGTTTCTTGGATGCCTTCTATGGTTAGTATTTCTATCATTCGAGAAATAGGCCCCATTATTACTGCCCTAATTTGTGCGGGCCGTATTGGTTCTGGAATTGGTGCTGAGCTAGGTTCCATGCGAGTTACTGAGCAAATTGATGCTATGGAAGTCTCTGGTACAAATCCTTTCAAATATTTAGTGGTTACCCGAATTTTAGCAACCACATTTATGCTTCCTATATTGGTTTTTTTTGGAGATGCTATTGCTCTTTTTGGCTCTTATTTGGTCGAAAATGTCAAAGGAAATGTTTCATTTTTGTTGTATTTCAATAAGGTTTTCAATGCGTTGGAATTTGGTGATTTAATTCCTGCAACAATTAAAACCTTCTTTTTTGGATTCGCCATAGGCTTAGTGGGGTGTTTTAAAGGCTATTATTGTAAAAAAGGCACCGCCGGTGTGGGGCTTGCTGCTAATTCAGCTGTTGTATTCACTTCGATGCTGCTTTTTATTATTGATTTCATTGCCGTTTTTGTGACTGATATATTTTATGATTTATGACTACCGAAACTCCAAATACAAAAGCTATCATAACAATCAAAGAGCTAAAAAAGAGCTATGGAGACCATCATGTTTTGAATGGTTTTAATATGGTTCTAAATGAAGGGGAAAACTTGGTTATTATGGGTAAATCCGGTTCCGGTAAATCCGTTATGATCAAATGTCTGGTAGGACTCGAACAGCCGGATAGTGGCTCGATAGAAGTAATGGGCGAGAATATCAACGAACTCAACCGATCCGCATTGGACGAACTTCGAACTGAAATTGGCTTTCTTTTTCAAGGAAGTGCGCTTTATGATTCGATGACCGTCCGAGAGAATCTGGAATTTCCATTGCGCCGTCACACCAAAAAATTTGGTGTATTAAAAGACACCACTCCGCTAGTGATGGAAGCACTGGAGAACGTAGGCCTAGCCGATACCATTAACCTGATGCCCGAAGAATTATCCGGAGGAATGAAACGCAGGATTGCCCTTGCCAGAACGCTAATTCTGCAACCAAAAATTATCCTCTATGACGAACCTACTACTGGACTAGATCCTATAACCGCCAAAGAAATATTAATCTTAATGAAATCAATCCAGCAAAAATACAATACCTCATCTCTAATTATTACCCATGATGTAGATTGTGCCAGAGTGATTTCGAACAGAATGATTCTACTTGTCGATGGAATTAATTATGCCGAAGGCACTTTTAAAGAGCTATCCTCTTCAACAGATCCTAAAATACAGGCTTTCTTTAAATAAACACAGACATGGAAAAAACAACATCGCAAAAAATAAAATTGGGTCTTTTTGTTATTATTGGCCTTATCATTTTCATTCTTGCCATTTATTTTATTGGTGATAAACAAAAAATGTTTGGCAAAACAAATCGCTTGGAAACCGTTTTTAACAATGTAAACGGCTTGCAAATAGGTAACAATGTGCGTTACTCCGGGGTAAACGTGGGAACTGTTCGTGGCATTGAAATGATCAATGACACAAACATAAAAGTGGATATGATCATTGATAAAAACATCTTTAAACACATAAAAAAAGATGCCGTAGCGACCATAGGTTCTGATGGATTAGTAGGGAGTATGATCATAAACATTATACCCGGAAAAGGACTAAAACCGAACGTTGAGCTAGGCGATGTAATTCATTCACAAAACCGCATAAGAACTGATGATATTTTAAATACACTTGGTAAAACCAATCAAAATGCGGCTATTCTTACCGAAAATTTACTTAAAATAACAAACGATATCAATCAAGGAAAAGGAACTGTAGGTCTTTTGATAAGTGATATCGAAATGGCTCGAGATTTAAAAGAGACCATACATTATTTAAAAATATCAGGGAAAGAGACCTCTTTATCAGTATCAAATTTAAACAAACTCATCTCTTCTTTGGATAATAAGAATAACGTAATTGGTGTTGTAAAAGATACCGCAGTAGCTGCTAAAATCAAAAATATCATTTTCAATCTAAATCAATCAAGTACCGAAATTGATAAAGTGATTGGGAATCTTAACAAAACTGTTTTGAATATTAAAGACGGCAAAGGTGCCCTCAATTATCTTTCGAATGACCCAAATTTAGTTCAAAATATAGACTCTACAATGACTAACATAAATCAAGCCAGCAAACGACTAAACGAAAATATGGAAGCCTTAAAACACAACTTCTTTTTTAGAGGCTATTTCAGAAAACAAGAAAAAGAAAAATTAAAAGAACAGAAAAAATAAGTATTGTGTAAAGCTCAAAATGTTCCTTGTACTCATCCTCAATAGCGAATAAGTTGTATTTTAAATGCTTTTCAAAGCTTCAACCAATAAATCAACATCTTCTTTTGAGTTGTAATGGCTAAAAGAAATTCGCAGACTCGGTTTTTTTAAATCCTCAGCAGAAAGCATCTCAGCCAAAACATGAGAAGGCTTGATGCTCCCGCTTTGACAGGCACTCCCTCGGGAAACCGCAATTCCTTTCATATCCAAATGAAATAGAATCATAGCTGTTTTTTCGGCTGATAAAGGCAACAGAACATTCACTATGTTGTAAAATCCATCTGGATTTCCATTGATAGAAAAGCCTGGGAATTCAACTTCAAGACTTTCAATCAAATAACTTCTCAAATCAGAAATATACTTTCTTTCGGTCTCTAAATTAGCATAAGCAAGTTCCAGCGCTTTTGCCATTCCCGCTAGCTGATGCACGGCTTCGGTTCCCGCACGCAATCCTTTTTCCTGTTCTCCACCGTAAAATAAAGGCTGTAAACCTGAGTTTTTTCGAACAAAAGCAAAACCAACACCCTTTGGTCCATGAAATTTATGAGCACTGGCAACCAGAAAATCAACAGCTAAAACCTGCAAATCCAATACTGCTTTTCCAATAGATTGAACGGTATCCGAATGAAATAAAGCCTTGTATTGCTGGCATATCTGCCCTACTCGAGCTAGATCCAGAACGGTTCCAATTTCGTTATTTACCTGCATCAAACTCACTAATGTTTTATGCTCCTGAGAAAGCAACTCTACTAGATTTGTGAGGTCAATTTCACCATTTGGCTTAAGGTTCACATAATCCACTTGAATATCAAATTCTTTTTGCAAAGCTTGAATAGTAAACAAAACCGCATGATGCTCTATTTTACTGGTAATAATGCGTTTTACCTTCAAATCTGACACCGCCGAACGAAGAATCCAATTATTGGCTTCCGTCCCGCAGGAGGTAAAAATAATCTCTTGAGCAGAAGCATTGATCGCCTTGGCAATTGATTTTCTGGAAAGCTCCAAAATACTTTTGGCATTGCGTCCAAAACTATGTGTAGATGAAGGATTTCCGTAATCATCGGCCATTACTTTTGTCATTTCCCTGATAACTTCGGGACGAATAGCGGTTGTAGAGGCATTATCGAGGTATACTTTTTTCATTTTTTGATGATTCAAATTATTTAAAATCCTTCTATTTCTGATGGTGCTATTTTTATTTTTCTAGTAAAAAGCACTCTTTCATTAAAAATTAATACCGAAACAAAAATTAGAAAATAAGAAAACCCCTGCAGAAAACTTACCTCTTCATTGTAAAAAAATATTGCCAATAAAAACCCAATAATAGGGTTGATATAGATCATAATACCCACTGCCGAAGAATTAATTCCTTTGAGTGCATAGAGATTTAAAAACAAAGGGATAATTGTAAAAAAGAGCACTATAGCAAACAGACAAACATAAAATAGCGGTTCAGTAGGAACTGGTCCGCTAAGTACCGGATAAAACGGTAAAAGAACCAGTGCGATAAAAATCAATTGCACTGTCAATACCAAAAATTTATCCATTTGACTGTTTTTTCGCTGACTCACTAAATACATGGCATAGGTTGCTGCGACAATCAAACTATAAAAAATAGACTCAAAATAGTTTATGGACAGTAACACACAACTCAGCACACTTATCAAAACGGCTAACCATTGCCATTTACTGAGCCTTTCATTTAAGATAAAAAAGGCCAAAACAGTCGTCAAAATTGGACAAATCAAATAGGCTAATGAAGCGGCTTTTACACTCACATTATTCATTACGTAAATAAATACAAACCAGTTTAAAGAGAGAAATACCCCCCCGCCCACGGTCAATAAAACGACATTTCGTTTCTGTTTAGCACTCATATTTCTAAAATAATTCCAATCTTTCTGGATCACTTTCTTACGAAAAACCAGATTAATCAGTACCATTGTAATCACACTGAAGAAAACACGGTAAAACAAAATATCCAAAGAAGAATAATTGTATAAGGGCTTTAAAGCTAAACTAAAAAAACCCCAGATAAAAAAAGCCAAAAATGCGGCAGAATAATATTTATTAAGTCTCATCACCTGTATTAAATTGGCGCAAAGATAATGATTTCTATTCGCTTAAAATCATTAACAGTATTGCTTTACCACAAAGCCACATCACTACCATTAAGACCTTATATCGAATTTAACACCTAATGGCACAGTTAAATTCTATGTTTTTGAATGGAATGCATTTGAAACAAATTAAAAATTCTATTTTTGTTTCAAATATGATAAAAATGAAAAGAGTAGTAAGCCTAATGTTTTTTGCCCTGTTATTAAACAGCTGTGATGATGGAAATTTAATTCAGGAAGACATCAATTTTGAAGATGTCGATACGCAGAACTGCAGCACAAATGACATCATCTACAAACTAAAAGAGAAAGAAGCTTTGCTTCTTGAGATCCCTAAAACCTCCTTCCCTAGTGAACCCTCTTTGACCAATACGCCACTGTCAATAGACATTAATAACACAAATCGTGTTGTTTACCGTTTTTACAATGGAAACGTTGCCACTGACAATATTTGCGAAACCATCCCTCCTGCTAACCCTATTGTAACGGACCAATGGAATGCTACTGCCGGGAAAATAGAGATTTTTACCACCGCAATCAAAACTGTCAACACCACTGAGAATAGTACTAAAATTTCAGGCTACAATCATAGTATTGTATTTAAAAATATCACTTTTGCCAAAAGCAACGGAACTCAGGTATACGAAACCTTCCCTTTTGGAAATTATGTTACACCAGCGACTCCTTTGCCTTTCCTTTTTGACAAAACGATTGAAAAATGCAGCTCGTCTAACCTGATTTATAATTATACCACCAGCGAAGCTTTGACTCTGGATATAGACCCAAATCTAATTGTTAACGAAGTGACCGCAGTAAATACACCTCGTACAGGAGTCATTGGCACTAGCAAAAACATCCTGAAATATCGCTTATTTTCAGGCCTCCTGACCTCAGATTATTTTTGTGCAACCACGACACCTGCTACCCCAACAATAAGTCAACAATGGGATGCCGTAGCCGGAATAAGCGGTATAAACGGAATCATAGAAGTCACCACAACCACTGATGGACCTAACACTTTTAAGCATACTATTGTACTCAAAAAAGTGACCTTAAAGAAAGGTAACAGCGATTTTTTATTGGGTGATAATTATCTTTATGGCGATCTTTTAACAACGAATTAAAGCGTTAATTTTCTTTTAAAAGAAGCCAAAAAAAGTCCCGTTTTACAATTGTAAAACGGGACTTTTTTTGCTCAGTAACCAACCTTTTATTTGCTGTTTTGTTTGATAAAAACTTCGGTTGCACCTAGACCATATTTTTGATAATTGGCATCCTGAAAAGCAATATTATCATAACGCCCTAACAAAAAATCAAGCTCTGCTTTTAAGATTCCTTCACCAACTCCGTGTATAAAAACGATCTTAGGGATGCGGTTGCGAATGGCAAATTCGATATGTCTTTTGGCTGTTTCCGATTGTAAAGTCAGAATATCATAATTAGACATTCCACGTTTATTGGGAACCAATTTTTCGATGTGTAAATCAAACTCCGGAGCTGATATTTCATTTTTATCTTTGCGTTCTTTCACAAAACTCCGAGGTTTTGGGATCTCTTTTTCCTTCGAAACCTTATCTATATTAATTCTTTTAATGGAGTCCATTAAGTTACTGGAAACGTTTACTTTAATTAATTCATTGACAAAAAATGTCATCACAAATCCTTCCTCCGTTTCTATTGTTACCTCTTTATCTTTTACTGACAAGACCACTCCATTGATCGCTTCATCAAGTACTGAAACCCTATCTCCTTTACTAAACATCTTTCTCTTCTTTTTCTTGATTTTTACTTGGCGTTTTAGCACTCAGTCGCATCATCCCAAACATAAAAACGACTATCGCTACCACCGTTACATACACATTTTTCTCGGCACTCACCTGCTCAAAAAAAGCGATAAGAATTGCCAAAAGCATTATCAGAATTACTATTTTTTTCATTTCATTTTTTATCAGGTTCCAAAAGTAACAAATTAAAAATAGCCCTGCTTTTTTATAAAAAAGGTTTATTCTTTTTTTTGTAAATTGTCAAAAAATAAATCCATTGAATTTAGAAAAATACATGCTCCCTTGTTTGAGTAAAACCCTCTTCGGAATAGAGTGTTTAGGTTGCGGTTTTCAGAGAGCATTATTGTTACTTTTGAAAGGAGAATTTGCTGCCTCTTTTCAAATGTATCCAGCCATTTTCACTTCGTTATTATTCTTGGCTTTTATAGGTTTTCATTTTATTTACAAAGGTGTTTTTTCTCAAAAAACAATTTTCTTCATAGGCATGTTAAATGTAATTTTTATGATTGCGGGTTACATTTACAAACACTATTAATTGCCTTTTTTAAAAAATACCTCACTTTTCGACTCTCTTCAAAATATCATTCATCATCTCGATTTGTATCTTTTGAATTTCTATTAATTCTTCCTGTTGGTGCTTGATTAAATTATCCAGTTTTTCATGAAGCATTCGGATTTCCAGTTCTGATTTCAGATTGATAATATAATCCTTTCTTGCTCGTTCCCGGTCTTTCTCCTCTTGACGATTTTGACTCATCATAATAACCGGAGCCTGAAGGGCTGCTAAACAGGACAGGATTAAATTCAATAAAATAAATGGATAGGGATCGAATCCCTTATTGAGCAAAATATAAATATTAGCCAGAATCCATAAAAGAATAAAAACACCAAACAGGATTATAAACCGCCAACTCCCTCCAAAATCAGCCACCTTATCCGCGACATATTGCCCAAAGGTTCTGGTTTCGACTTCTTCCTCAATTTTGATTACCGTAGAATCATAATCTTTGAGTTCTGCTGCAACTTGGGTTTCAATTTCCGAAAGAACATCTACTTCCTGAGACAGATAATTCGAAATGTATTTGTCCCGATATAAATTCAACTCCGTTACAGACAAAAACTTTTCTGAAGTAAAATCCGGAAAGTCCTCTTTTATCAAAGTCAGAATAGGTGTTCGAATTATTTTGGCCGAAACCTTATCTATTAATGGAAATTGCTTCCGAGAAAGATCACTTATAAAAGTTGATTTTTTTTTCATTTCATTTTATTTTTCTATGCTAATTTACGGATTTATTAATTATTTAATTCAAAATCGGCATACATCCAAAATCGCTTGATTCCCAGTGAGACAATTGCCGTTGTTACCGAATAATCCAAAATTGTTCAATATATTTGTTTCGTTTTTTCATCAGAAAACAAATAATCATGCTTAAACACCCTTACAGCAATCTATTTTTTTCAAAACTGCCTGCTTTTACTAAAATTTACAGCTGTTGTTGCTGTCATTAAGCATTCCTTACATCTCGCATTTTCTACTAACAATTCAACCTTATAATCATGACAAAAGATCTGATTATCGAAAATATCGATTCTTTA is a window of Flavobacterium acetivorans DNA encoding:
- a CDS encoding MlaE family ABC transporter permease, giving the protein MNTNFKIIEISKSFLLEIGELSFFASRFFREAFRSPMEFREFLRQCYNMGNRSLLLVAVTGFIIGLVFTLQSRPTLLEFGAVSWMPSMVSISIIREIGPIITALICAGRIGSGIGAELGSMRVTEQIDAMEVSGTNPFKYLVVTRILATTFMLPILVFFGDAIALFGSYLVENVKGNVSFLLYFNKVFNALEFGDLIPATIKTFFFGFAIGLVGCFKGYYCKKGTAGVGLAANSAVVFTSMLLFIIDFIAVFVTDIFYDL
- a CDS encoding ABC transporter ATP-binding protein, which codes for MTTETPNTKAIITIKELKKSYGDHHVLNGFNMVLNEGENLVIMGKSGSGKSVMIKCLVGLEQPDSGSIEVMGENINELNRSALDELRTEIGFLFQGSALYDSMTVRENLEFPLRRHTKKFGVLKDTTPLVMEALENVGLADTINLMPEELSGGMKRRIALARTLILQPKIILYDEPTTGLDPITAKEILILMKSIQQKYNTSSLIITHDVDCARVISNRMILLVDGINYAEGTFKELSSSTDPKIQAFFK
- a CDS encoding MlaD family protein, whose amino-acid sequence is MEKTTSQKIKLGLFVIIGLIIFILAIYFIGDKQKMFGKTNRLETVFNNVNGLQIGNNVRYSGVNVGTVRGIEMINDTNIKVDMIIDKNIFKHIKKDAVATIGSDGLVGSMIINIIPGKGLKPNVELGDVIHSQNRIRTDDILNTLGKTNQNAAILTENLLKITNDINQGKGTVGLLISDIEMARDLKETIHYLKISGKETSLSVSNLNKLISSLDNKNNVIGVVKDTAVAAKIKNIIFNLNQSSTEIDKVIGNLNKTVLNIKDGKGALNYLSNDPNLVQNIDSTMTNINQASKRLNENMEALKHNFFFRGYFRKQEKEKLKEQKK
- a CDS encoding cysteine desulfurase family protein, with product MKKVYLDNASTTAIRPEVIREMTKVMADDYGNPSSTHSFGRNAKSILELSRKSIAKAINASAQEIIFTSCGTEANNWILRSAVSDLKVKRIITSKIEHHAVLFTIQALQKEFDIQVDYVNLKPNGEIDLTNLVELLSQEHKTLVSLMQVNNEIGTVLDLARVGQICQQYKALFHSDTVQSIGKAVLDLQVLAVDFLVASAHKFHGPKGVGFAFVRKNSGLQPLFYGGEQEKGLRAGTEAVHQLAGMAKALELAYANLETERKYISDLRSYLIESLEVEFPGFSINGNPDGFYNIVNVLLPLSAEKTAMILFHLDMKGIAVSRGSACQSGSIKPSHVLAEMLSAEDLKKPSLRISFSHYNSKEDVDLLVEALKSI
- a CDS encoding EamA family transporter, with product MRLNKYYSAAFLAFFIWGFFSLALKPLYNYSSLDILFYRVFFSVITMVLINLVFRKKVIQKDWNYFRNMSAKQKRNVVLLTVGGGVFLSLNWFVFIYVMNNVSVKAASLAYLICPILTTVLAFFILNERLSKWQWLAVLISVLSCVLLSINYFESIFYSLIVAATYAMYLVSQRKNSQMDKFLVLTVQLIFIALVLLPFYPVLSGPVPTEPLFYVCLFAIVLFFTIIPLFLNLYALKGINSSAVGIMIYINPIIGFLLAIFFYNEEVSFLQGFSYFLIFVSVLIFNERVLFTRKIKIAPSEIEGF
- a CDS encoding Smr/MutS family protein, with the protein product MFSKGDRVSVLDEAINGVVLSVKDKEVTIETEEGFVMTFFVNELIKVNVSSNLMDSIKRINIDKVSKEKEIPKPRSFVKERKDKNEISAPEFDLHIEKLVPNKRGMSNYDILTLQSETAKRHIEFAIRNRIPKIVFIHGVGEGILKAELDFLLGRYDNIAFQDANYQKYGLGATEVFIKQNSK
- a CDS encoding DUF2752 domain-containing protein gives rise to the protein MNLEKYMLPCLSKTLFGIECLGCGFQRALLLLLKGEFAASFQMYPAIFTSLLFLAFIGFHFIYKGVFSQKTIFFIGMLNVIFMIAGYIYKHY
- a CDS encoding DUF1003 domain-containing protein; its protein translation is MKKKSTFISDLSRKQFPLIDKVSAKIIRTPILTLIKEDFPDFTSEKFLSVTELNLYRDKYISNYLSQEVDVLSEIETQVAAELKDYDSTVIKIEEEVETRTFGQYVADKVADFGGSWRFIILFGVFILLWILANIYILLNKGFDPYPFILLNLILSCLAALQAPVIMMSQNRQEEKDRERARKDYIINLKSELEIRMLHEKLDNLIKHQQEELIEIQKIQIEMMNDILKRVEK